One window from the genome of Marinobacter sp. LV10R510-11A encodes:
- a CDS encoding antiporter produces MAKTNADIEHWDVENEEFWEKEGKHIASRNLWISIPSLLLGFAVWLMWGMITTQMQNLGFAFSIEQLFSLSAIAGLSGATLRIPASFMIKIAGGRNTIFLTTALLMIPAAGTGIALMNPDTPFIVFQALALLSGIGGGNFACSMSNISSFYPKSKQGYGLGMNAGLGNFGVTTMQILIPLVMTMGVFGFLAGDSMQLQSPSGTLIGRIEAGTETWIQNAGFIWLVFLIPLAFAGWFRMNNLKVVTPNPGNPASAFGKILGLYGVGILTSIAGVWALSIMSMWLALPLTIILTVVLLRLIPGDIKPNIKNQFAIFSNKHTWSMTVLYILTFGSFIGFSAALPLSISVIFGNMMDVAADGTVTRIVNPDAPSALTWAWMGPFVGALIRPVGGWISDKMGGSIVTQIISVVMVVASVATGYVMMLAYNATDPNSYFALFLILFIVMFAASGVGNGSTFRSIGYIFNQQQKGPVLGWTSAIAAYGAFIAPKLLGQQIQAGTPEVAMYGFAVFYSLCLMVNWWFYLRKDAYIKNP; encoded by the coding sequence ATGGCTAAAACCAATGCCGACATCGAACACTGGGATGTCGAGAATGAAGAATTCTGGGAAAAAGAAGGCAAGCACATTGCTTCCCGGAACCTGTGGATTTCCATCCCCAGCCTGCTGTTAGGGTTCGCGGTATGGTTGATGTGGGGAATGATCACCACCCAGATGCAGAATCTGGGCTTTGCATTCTCCATAGAACAGCTGTTTTCGCTCTCGGCAATCGCGGGTTTGTCTGGTGCGACCTTACGGATCCCCGCGTCGTTCATGATCAAAATCGCCGGCGGCCGCAACACCATATTTTTGACCACCGCACTGTTGATGATCCCAGCGGCAGGCACCGGTATAGCTCTGATGAACCCAGATACACCGTTCATCGTGTTCCAGGCACTGGCGCTGCTCTCCGGCATCGGTGGCGGCAACTTCGCCTGCTCCATGAGTAACATCAGCTCCTTCTACCCCAAGAGCAAGCAGGGCTATGGCCTGGGCATGAACGCCGGCCTCGGTAATTTCGGCGTAACCACCATGCAAATTCTGATTCCGCTGGTCATGACCATGGGCGTTTTCGGTTTTCTTGCAGGCGATTCAATGCAGTTGCAGAGCCCAAGCGGCACACTAATCGGCCGCATTGAGGCAGGCACCGAAACCTGGATCCAGAACGCCGGCTTTATCTGGCTGGTTTTTCTGATCCCTTTGGCATTCGCGGGCTGGTTCAGGATGAACAACCTGAAGGTTGTTACCCCTAACCCAGGCAACCCTGCATCCGCGTTCGGCAAGATACTTGGGCTTTATGGCGTTGGCATTCTCACTTCCATCGCCGGCGTCTGGGCACTGAGCATCATGAGCATGTGGCTGGCTCTGCCACTGACCATCATTCTGACCGTGGTTCTGCTGCGTCTGATTCCGGGAGATATCAAACCCAACATCAAGAATCAGTTTGCCATTTTCAGCAATAAGCACACCTGGTCCATGACCGTGCTGTATATCCTAACCTTCGGTTCGTTCATTGGCTTTTCAGCTGCCTTGCCGCTGTCTATCAGCGTCATTTTCGGCAACATGATGGACGTTGCTGCAGATGGCACAGTAACCCGCATTGTTAACCCGGATGCGCCCAGCGCACTGACCTGGGCGTGGATGGGGCCATTCGTAGGGGCCCTGATTCGCCCGGTAGGCGGCTGGATTTCTGACAAAATGGGCGGATCTATCGTTACCCAGATTATTTCTGTGGTGATGGTTGTTGCCTCAGTGGCAACCGGCTACGTCATGATGCTGGCCTACAACGCCACCGACCCAAACAGCTACTTTGCCCTGTTCCTGATTCTATTCATCGTCATGTTTGCAGCCAGCGGCGTCGGCAACGGCTCTACCTTCCGCAGCATCGGTTACATTTTTAACCAGCAGCAGAAAGGCCCAGTACTTGGCTGGACCAGCGCCATCGCCGCCTACGGCGCCTTCATTGCGCCCAAGCTTTTGGGCCAACAGATCCAGGCCGGCACTCCGGAAGTGGCCATGTATGGCTTCGCGGTGTTCTATT
- a CDS encoding NnrS family protein — translation MILSKSNNKRTPKPHSFWLFFPAAGLLATIAVPLSVWAVWSGTGWPAGLLGAGHGHELIFGFALALVAGYTLGPQPGTVLYPLLGLWLAARLSWILLPHSLLAQLLGPAFALALAWHVVPRFSAAKKWRNKMVGPLILVICLLAVGFWLSTALGLPQTPWLPGPFKLMHSAIIGLLLLMTFMGGRVIAPAVAGTLEKKGIPLEARVQPRIEGMLIVILGCAVFLMAFPAANPITGSLMLATSALITLRTLRWKLWLCPERPDLLVLAVGYIWLAIGALAIGLALLKGTTLAPALHVITIGALGILSTSVMLRLAWQRSHRKPPAAREVFPIAALLSGAAISRFMAGESPFGEPALLWLSASFWALAYAWVTVRLLVLAKHSKNRKK, via the coding sequence ATGATCTTGAGCAAGTCAAACAACAAGCGCACGCCAAAGCCCCATTCCTTTTGGCTATTTTTCCCTGCGGCAGGCCTGCTAGCAACAATTGCAGTTCCGCTGTCCGTGTGGGCCGTTTGGTCTGGCACCGGGTGGCCGGCAGGACTTCTCGGTGCCGGGCATGGCCATGAATTGATTTTCGGTTTTGCACTGGCCTTAGTAGCCGGCTACACCCTTGGGCCTCAGCCTGGGACTGTGCTTTATCCTCTTCTCGGCCTTTGGCTGGCAGCGCGGCTGAGCTGGATTCTGTTGCCACACAGTCTTCTGGCTCAACTTCTTGGGCCGGCCTTTGCTCTGGCACTTGCCTGGCATGTGGTACCGCGTTTCAGCGCGGCCAAAAAATGGCGAAACAAAATGGTCGGGCCGCTCATCCTGGTGATCTGCCTGCTTGCGGTCGGATTCTGGCTCTCTACGGCACTCGGCCTGCCTCAAACGCCGTGGCTGCCAGGCCCTTTCAAACTCATGCACTCAGCGATTATCGGGCTGCTACTGCTGATGACATTCATGGGCGGCAGGGTCATTGCGCCTGCGGTTGCGGGCACGCTGGAGAAGAAAGGCATTCCTTTGGAGGCCCGCGTTCAGCCGCGCATTGAAGGCATGCTGATTGTCATACTGGGGTGTGCGGTTTTTCTGATGGCATTTCCGGCAGCCAATCCCATCACCGGCAGCCTGATGCTAGCCACCTCGGCACTGATCACCCTGCGTACACTGCGCTGGAAACTCTGGTTATGCCCAGAGCGGCCAGATTTGCTGGTTTTAGCAGTGGGGTATATTTGGCTGGCCATTGGCGCCTTGGCTATAGGTCTGGCGCTGCTAAAGGGCACAACCCTGGCCCCTGCCCTGCACGTGATAACCATCGGCGCACTGGGCATTCTATCCACCAGCGTGATGCTTCGACTGGCATGGCAGCGAAGCCATCGCAAGCCGCCCGCTGCAAGGGAAGTTTTCCCTATCGCAGCGCTGTTGTCTGGCGCTGCCATCAGCCGATTTATGGCGGGTGAATCACCTTTCGGCGAGCCTGCACTGTTGTGGCTCTCCGCCAGCTTCTGGGCACTGGCCTATGCATGGGTAACCGTTAGGCTTCTCGTTCTCGCCAAGCACTCCAAAAACCGCAAGAAATGA
- a CDS encoding Yip1 family protein, whose amino-acid sequence MNVSSLLKLPFSSNGGWGELKSRELSIATLAWFVVVPMSLLPPVLLYYAGTHYGDEFIAGFGGKEWRFITTILFLAELLTFFVMGWLIHAVVESHKLEISYNNAYLLAAIAPLPLWLSSLALLVPAVAISVIAVMAAMVLSCTLVYQGLRSLCHRSPDDVLTMSVTYTVMAASLLAWGLLMAMVWAF is encoded by the coding sequence ATGAACGTTTCAAGCTTGCTTAAACTTCCGTTTTCCAGCAACGGAGGTTGGGGAGAACTGAAGAGCAGGGAGTTATCAATAGCCACGCTTGCATGGTTCGTTGTGGTGCCCATGTCGCTTTTGCCCCCTGTTCTGCTTTACTACGCCGGAACCCATTACGGCGATGAATTTATTGCCGGGTTTGGAGGCAAGGAATGGCGCTTTATCACCACCATCCTCTTCCTTGCAGAATTGCTAACGTTCTTTGTGATGGGCTGGCTGATTCACGCCGTGGTAGAGAGCCACAAACTGGAGATCAGCTACAACAACGCCTATTTGCTGGCGGCAATTGCACCTTTGCCGCTGTGGCTGTCGTCACTGGCACTGCTCGTGCCCGCGGTGGCAATTAGTGTGATAGCGGTTATGGCAGCCATGGTGCTCTCGTGCACCCTTGTTTATCAGGGTTTGAGATCTCTGTGCCATCGTAGCCCAGATGATGTTCTCACCATGTCGGTCACCTATACCGTTATGGCGGCGTCACTGCTGGCTTGGGGTTTACTGATGGCGATGGTTTGGGCGTTTTAA
- a CDS encoding crotonase/enoyl-CoA hydratase family protein has translation MHTPAIRIEEQGHICTIILDRPDKKNAVDRPTAEALYKAFEHFEANANLRVAVLWGANGTFCSGADLTALGDPKTRNSIDPEGEGDGPMGPTRMLLSKPVIAAISGYAVAGGLELSLWCDLRVVEESAVFGVFCRRWGVPFIDGGTVRLPRVIGQSRALDMILTGRPVNADEALHIGLANRVVPDGESREAAETLARKIAEFPQQCMLADRASAYQQWDLSLTNALCNEGKMGYPIVFNEAIAGAERFAKGAGRHGQFEH, from the coding sequence GTGCACACCCCTGCCATACGGATTGAAGAACAAGGTCACATCTGCACCATTATTCTAGATCGCCCTGACAAAAAGAACGCCGTAGATCGGCCAACTGCCGAGGCGCTCTATAAAGCGTTTGAGCATTTCGAGGCGAATGCTAACTTACGTGTTGCGGTGCTGTGGGGAGCTAATGGCACCTTCTGCTCCGGCGCCGACCTAACCGCATTGGGAGACCCAAAAACCCGCAACAGCATTGATCCCGAAGGGGAAGGCGACGGCCCCATGGGCCCCACCCGAATGCTGCTCAGCAAGCCGGTTATCGCAGCCATTTCGGGCTACGCCGTGGCAGGCGGCCTCGAGCTTTCCTTATGGTGCGACCTGCGAGTGGTCGAGGAATCGGCTGTATTTGGCGTGTTTTGCCGGCGTTGGGGCGTACCGTTTATTGATGGCGGCACAGTGCGGCTGCCAAGGGTTATTGGCCAGTCTCGTGCTTTGGACATGATCCTGACAGGTCGTCCGGTCAACGCAGATGAAGCCCTGCACATAGGCCTGGCGAACCGTGTTGTTCCCGACGGCGAAAGCCGCGAAGCCGCCGAGACCTTGGCCCGAAAAATCGCAGAATTCCCACAGCAGTGCATGCTGGCAGACCGCGCGTCTGCCTATCAGCAGTGGGATCTCTCCCTCACCAACGCCTTATGTAATGAAGGCAAGATGGGGTACCCCATCGTATTCAACGAGGCTATTGCCGGTGCCGAAAGATTCGCCAAAGGTGCGGGCCGTCACGGGCAATTCGAACATTAA
- a CDS encoding Crp/Fnr family transcriptional regulator, with translation MTRTFRPPVSSSPCMLGENNPDIIQQESAPQSVALLNGLSRVFGIRLNEKQDNPDTRFLTDLTRLFHQQRVYFEAQMEKHDTPWAKVYLIQYGIMRLFREAPSGKVAVHHFFTEGDMVWPVFGRSRTVRNTLCLTTVTPATVWVANFAAFRAAIQSHGEGLWPKFAMALTEELAELTSMREFRKHTMSAKERYQLLLEEYPELVKRVPDNQLASWLGVVPATFSRLKTGALKK, from the coding sequence ATGACTCGCACTTTCAGACCCCCCGTGTCCTCCTCCCCCTGCATGCTGGGGGAAAACAATCCGGACATCATCCAACAAGAATCAGCGCCGCAGTCAGTGGCGCTGCTCAACGGACTGAGCCGCGTATTCGGCATAAGGCTGAACGAGAAACAGGACAATCCTGACACACGCTTTTTAACTGACCTCACGCGGCTGTTTCACCAACAGAGAGTCTACTTTGAGGCTCAAATGGAAAAGCACGACACCCCATGGGCCAAGGTGTACCTGATCCAGTACGGCATCATGCGCCTATTCCGGGAAGCGCCCAGCGGCAAGGTTGCAGTACATCACTTCTTTACTGAAGGCGACATGGTATGGCCGGTATTTGGCCGCAGCCGCACTGTGCGCAACACCCTGTGCCTTACCACCGTTACCCCCGCCACCGTGTGGGTTGCAAATTTTGCTGCATTCAGAGCTGCCATCCAATCACATGGCGAAGGTCTCTGGCCTAAGTTCGCAATGGCCCTGACCGAAGAGCTAGCGGAACTGACCAGCATGCGAGAATTCCGCAAACACACCATGTCGGCAAAAGAGCGTTATCAGCTGCTGCTAGAAGAGTATCCGGAGCTGGTCAAGCGCGTGCCGGATAACCAGCTAGCTTCTTGGCTTGGCGTAGTACCCGCAACATTCTCCCGGCTAAAAACCGGCGCGCTAAAAAAATGA
- a CDS encoding nitrite reductase, whose translation MQQTLKTLMLTAGLLASPLVAANTDVQTEALYQEHCASCHGNDRLGGMGPALLPENLARLKKDQAEEAILKGRPATQMPAFSDILNVESVSSLAEYIYQPPAKEPVWGKSEITNSHLLPHPAGSLPDKPAYEADMMNLFLVVEIGDHHVTLLDGDSMEPIHRFASRYALHGGPKFSPDGRYVYFGSRDGWITKYDLYNLKVVAEVRAGINMRNIAVSADGDHVMAANYLPHTLVLFDAKNLDLLEILPVENEAGESSRVSAVYAAPPRNSFIAALKDIPEVWEITIENDRANVRRMQTDTWLDDFFFDPGYKHLIGAARDGKHGLVIDMDTGKTIANLPLPGMPHLGSGITWDYQGTRVMATPHFRTAAVSIIDMDTWKVIKTLETAGPGFFMRSHENSRYAWVDVFFGPNKDKVHVIDKQTLEIVKTLQPAPGKVAAHVEFDRYGKKLLLSIWDEDGAVIVYNADTLEEEKRIPMNKPSGKYNVWNKINYEEGTSH comes from the coding sequence ATGCAACAGACTTTGAAAACCCTGATGCTGACCGCAGGCTTGCTGGCCTCGCCCCTGGTTGCTGCCAATACCGATGTGCAGACCGAAGCCCTTTATCAGGAACACTGCGCAAGCTGCCACGGCAACGATCGTCTCGGCGGCATGGGCCCGGCTCTGCTGCCGGAAAACCTCGCGCGCCTGAAAAAAGACCAGGCCGAGGAAGCCATTTTGAAAGGCCGACCAGCAACCCAAATGCCGGCTTTTTCCGACATTTTGAACGTTGAGTCGGTGAGCTCTCTGGCTGAATACATTTACCAACCACCTGCCAAAGAGCCCGTGTGGGGCAAAAGCGAAATTACCAACAGCCATCTGCTGCCGCACCCAGCCGGCTCGCTCCCCGACAAACCCGCTTACGAAGCCGACATGATGAACCTGTTTTTGGTGGTGGAAATCGGCGACCATCACGTTACCCTGCTTGACGGCGACAGCATGGAACCCATCCACCGCTTCGCCAGCCGCTACGCCCTCCACGGCGGCCCCAAATTCAGCCCTGACGGACGCTACGTCTACTTCGGCTCCCGGGACGGCTGGATTACCAAATACGATCTGTACAACCTCAAAGTCGTCGCTGAAGTCCGTGCCGGCATCAACATGCGCAACATCGCCGTCTCCGCGGATGGCGACCACGTAATGGCAGCCAACTACCTGCCCCACACGCTGGTGCTGTTCGACGCGAAAAATCTCGATCTGTTAGAAATCCTCCCCGTTGAAAACGAGGCCGGAGAGAGCTCCAGGGTAAGCGCCGTTTACGCCGCGCCGCCCCGGAACAGCTTTATCGCGGCTCTGAAAGACATACCCGAAGTCTGGGAAATCACCATTGAAAACGACCGGGCGAACGTACGCCGAATGCAGACCGACACCTGGCTTGATGACTTCTTTTTCGACCCGGGTTACAAACACCTCATCGGCGCCGCCCGCGACGGCAAACACGGGCTGGTGATCGACATGGACACCGGAAAAACCATCGCTAACCTGCCCCTTCCTGGCATGCCCCACCTGGGCTCCGGCATAACCTGGGACTACCAGGGCACCCGCGTTATGGCCACACCTCATTTCCGCACCGCGGCGGTTTCCATCATCGACATGGACACCTGGAAAGTCATCAAAACCCTCGAAACCGCCGGCCCGGGCTTCTTCATGCGCAGCCACGAAAACTCTCGTTATGCTTGGGTAGACGTTTTCTTTGGGCCCAACAAAGACAAAGTCCACGTTATCGACAAACAGACTCTGGAAATCGTAAAAACCCTCCAGCCTGCCCCCGGAAAAGTGGCTGCTCACGTGGAGTTCGACCGTTACGGTAAAAAACTCCTGCTGAGCATCTGGGACGAAGACGGCGCGGTTATCGTCTACAACGCCGACACTCTGGAGGAAGAAAAACGAATCCCGATGAACAAGCCATCTGGCAAGTACAACGTGTGGAACAAAATCAACTACGAGGAAGGAACAAGTCACTGA
- the cobA gene encoding uroporphyrinogen-III C-methyltransferase: MTISQKKKCLVEFQLAEQPLRAGEVAIVGAGPGDPGLLTLRALMLIQQADAIVYDRLVSPQIMELVNPSAERIHVGKASGCHYVAQEDTNELLVQLAVKQRRVVRLKGGDPYIFGRGGEEAEFLVDNDIDFLVVPGITSAAGCAAYCGIPLTHRDYAQSVTFVTGHRKADQALDLNWKVLAAPGQTRVFYMGLHNAPTIVRELTANGLSGDCPVALIERGTTPHQHMSVTTLNNLEETIRMEGFQPPTLIIVGEVVQLAEKLAQPAQAGWNHYQSSNLETRCNRL; encoded by the coding sequence ATGACTATCAGCCAGAAAAAGAAGTGCCTGGTAGAATTCCAGCTGGCGGAACAGCCCTTGCGAGCCGGTGAAGTTGCCATCGTCGGTGCAGGCCCCGGTGATCCCGGGCTGCTGACGCTCAGAGCGCTGATGCTGATTCAACAGGCAGACGCCATCGTTTATGACCGCCTGGTGTCTCCTCAGATCATGGAACTGGTGAATCCGAGCGCAGAGCGAATCCACGTGGGCAAAGCCAGTGGTTGCCACTATGTGGCCCAGGAAGACACCAACGAACTTTTAGTTCAGCTGGCCGTAAAGCAGCGCCGCGTAGTGCGGCTGAAAGGAGGCGACCCGTACATTTTTGGTCGCGGCGGCGAAGAAGCCGAGTTTCTGGTGGATAACGACATCGACTTTTTGGTAGTGCCCGGCATTACCTCCGCAGCCGGCTGTGCCGCCTACTGCGGCATTCCGCTGACGCATCGAGATTACGCGCAAAGCGTGACCTTCGTAACCGGGCACCGTAAAGCGGACCAGGCCCTCGACCTGAACTGGAAAGTCCTGGCAGCACCGGGCCAGACCCGCGTGTTCTACATGGGCCTGCATAACGCTCCCACCATTGTGCGGGAACTGACCGCCAACGGGCTGTCCGGCGACTGCCCGGTCGCGCTTATTGAGCGCGGCACCACACCCCACCAGCACATGTCCGTCACCACGCTCAATAACTTGGAAGAAACTATCCGAATGGAAGGCTTCCAGCCGCCAACCCTGATCATTGTAGGCGAAGTGGTGCAGCTGGCGGAAAAGCTCGCACAACCAGCCCAGGCAGGCTGGAACCATTACCAAAGCTCAAATCTGGAAACCCGATGCAACAGACTTTGA
- the nirJ gene encoding heme d1 biosynthesis radical SAM protein NirJ, with amino-acid sequence MFRMTRYIKSLMNPAPVRAIPKPTGPVVIWNLIRRCNLTCKHCYSISADIDFKGELSTDEVYTVMDDLKAYGVPVLILSGGEPLMRPDIFEISRRAKDMGFYVGLSSNGTLITDDNIQQIVDAGYDYVGISIDGLEETHDEFRQKKGAFAASMKAVKLCKDAGIKVGLRFTLTQDNATQLPDMLKLLDEHDIDKFYLSHLNYSGRGGRNRKRDAWYDMTRDAMNLLFNHCHEELKRGIEREYVTGNNDADGPFLLQWAKEHYPDQVPALEQRLLNWGGNSSGVNVSNIDNLGVVHPDTFWWDYSLGNVREKPFSRIWSEASDELMLGFRQKPRPVKGRCAQCQYLAICNGNTRVRAYNISGDFWEEDPGCYLTNEEIGVIDMPRRVAAPVVEIPVHHL; translated from the coding sequence ATGTTCAGAATGACTCGCTACATCAAAAGCCTGATGAATCCGGCTCCGGTGAGAGCCATCCCGAAGCCAACCGGCCCGGTGGTGATCTGGAACCTGATCCGCCGCTGTAACCTCACCTGCAAGCACTGCTATTCGATTTCTGCGGATATTGATTTCAAGGGTGAGCTCAGCACCGATGAAGTCTATACCGTCATGGACGACCTCAAGGCTTACGGCGTGCCGGTACTGATCCTTTCCGGCGGCGAACCGCTGATGCGGCCAGACATTTTCGAGATTTCACGTCGTGCCAAAGACATGGGCTTTTACGTGGGCCTGTCCAGCAACGGCACCTTGATTACCGACGACAACATTCAGCAGATCGTCGACGCCGGCTACGATTACGTGGGCATCAGCATCGACGGCCTGGAGGAAACCCACGACGAATTCCGCCAGAAGAAAGGCGCGTTCGCCGCTTCCATGAAAGCGGTCAAACTGTGCAAAGATGCCGGCATTAAAGTGGGCCTACGCTTCACCCTCACACAGGACAACGCGACACAGCTGCCGGATATGCTCAAACTGCTGGACGAGCATGATATCGACAAGTTCTACCTCTCCCACCTGAACTACTCCGGCCGTGGCGGCCGGAACCGCAAGCGCGACGCTTGGTATGACATGACCCGGGATGCAATGAACCTGTTGTTCAACCACTGTCACGAAGAGCTAAAACGCGGTATAGAGCGCGAATACGTCACCGGCAATAACGACGCCGACGGACCTTTCCTGCTGCAGTGGGCGAAGGAGCATTACCCCGACCAGGTGCCTGCGCTGGAGCAGAGACTGCTTAACTGGGGCGGCAATTCCTCAGGCGTGAACGTCTCCAACATCGACAATCTGGGCGTTGTCCATCCAGACACCTTCTGGTGGGACTACAGCCTCGGCAACGTGCGCGAAAAGCCGTTTTCACGAATCTGGTCAGAAGCCAGCGATGAGCTGATGCTAGGTTTTCGGCAGAAACCACGGCCGGTGAAAGGCCGCTGCGCCCAGTGCCAGTACCTGGCCATCTGCAACGGCAACACCCGGGTTCGGGCCTACAACATTTCCGGTGATTTCTGGGAAGAAGATCCCGGCTGTTACCTCACCAACGAAGAGATTGGCGTTATCGACATGCCCAGGCGCGTCGCGGCCCCGGTGGTCGAAATTCCGGTTCATCATCTGTAA
- a CDS encoding Lrp/AsnC family transcriptional regulator has translation MSTSTSQSDAFTTKRDRELILATQAGLPLVSDPWAELGKQLDMNADDVLARFQALQEAGVIRRVAAVPDHYRLGYRYNGMTVWDVTDDRIAELGASVGELPFVSHCYRRPRHLPYWSFNLFAMVHGTTRKEVEDKAAQIHAVLGDDCRQHTILYSSAILKKTGLRLRK, from the coding sequence ATGTCCACCTCCACTTCCCAGTCTGACGCCTTTACAACAAAACGCGACCGCGAACTGATTCTTGCCACCCAGGCAGGCCTGCCGCTGGTATCCGACCCTTGGGCGGAACTGGGTAAGCAGCTGGATATGAACGCCGACGATGTACTTGCCCGCTTCCAAGCACTGCAGGAAGCCGGGGTGATACGCCGTGTTGCTGCAGTGCCCGATCACTATCGCCTGGGCTATCGCTACAACGGCATGACCGTGTGGGACGTTACCGATGATCGTATCGCAGAGCTAGGCGCCTCCGTTGGTGAGCTACCTTTTGTGAGCCACTGTTACCGCCGGCCACGCCACCTGCCCTACTGGTCATTCAATCTGTTTGCCATGGTTCACGGCACCACCCGAAAAGAAGTGGAAGATAAAGCGGCACAAATCCATGCAGTGCTCGGCGACGACTGTCGCCAACACACCATTCTTTACAGCTCGGCCATCCTAAAGAAAACCGGCCTGCGGCTGCGCAAATAA
- a CDS encoding Lrp/AsnC family transcriptional regulator has translation MSATIESRRQAPIADLDFVEKALVNRLQHGLPLVRRPYAAVAEELNLNEQQVLDTLKKLLSDGVLTRFGPMFHAGEMGGGLTLAAMRIPEADFERVTEQVNGFDEVAHNYRREHDLNMWFVLATETQGAIESTLDAIENTTGYPVYNMPKEQEFHVHLHFPV, from the coding sequence ATGTCAGCCACGATTGAATCTCGCCGCCAGGCACCGATTGCCGATCTCGACTTTGTTGAGAAGGCTCTAGTCAACCGTTTGCAACACGGCTTGCCGCTCGTGCGCCGGCCTTACGCTGCGGTCGCAGAAGAACTAAACCTCAACGAACAGCAGGTTCTGGATACCCTTAAAAAACTACTCTCTGACGGCGTACTGACACGCTTTGGCCCCATGTTCCACGCCGGCGAAATGGGCGGCGGCCTCACTCTGGCAGCCATGCGTATCCCGGAGGCGGATTTTGAGCGGGTTACCGAACAGGTCAACGGGTTTGACGAAGTGGCCCACAACTACCGCCGAGAGCACGATCTGAACATGTGGTTTGTGCTGGCAACCGAGACGCAAGGCGCTATTGAAAGCACCCTCGACGCCATTGAAAACACCACCGGTTATCCCGTTTACAACATGCCGAAGGAGCAAGAGTTCCATGTCCACCTCCACTTCCCAGTCTGA
- a CDS encoding Lrp/AsnC family transcriptional regulator, which translates to MSHFSSADHLSPEPTDPSAIIAWGLLRLRQQLEAGLPLTPRPYQALAERTGLSEQEVMNTITQWQNDGLIKRFGLVVKHRTLGYTANAMVVWDIPDDQVQALGKAMAGVPFITLCYQRPRRLPDWPYNLFCMIHGTNRERVLAQLDSLIAEYNLQHIHHSVLFSNKAYRQRGGRYVSHD; encoded by the coding sequence ATGAGCCATTTTTCGTCGGCCGATCACCTGTCCCCCGAGCCCACAGACCCAAGCGCTATAATCGCCTGGGGGCTGCTACGGCTGAGGCAGCAACTTGAGGCGGGGCTGCCACTTACACCCCGGCCTTATCAGGCGCTCGCAGAGCGCACCGGTCTCTCAGAGCAGGAAGTCATGAATACCATTACCCAATGGCAGAACGACGGCCTGATCAAACGCTTTGGGCTAGTGGTGAAGCACCGCACCCTGGGCTACACCGCCAATGCCATGGTGGTCTGGGACATCCCCGATGACCAAGTACAGGCCCTGGGCAAAGCCATGGCGGGCGTGCCGTTTATTACTCTTTGCTACCAGCGCCCAAGACGGCTCCCAGACTGGCCCTACAACCTGTTCTGCATGATTCACGGTACCAATCGCGAGCGCGTACTGGCACAACTGGACAGCCTGATCGCTGAGTACAACCTTCAGCACATTCATCATTCCGTGCTGTTCAGCAACAAAGCCTACCGGCAGCGTGGAGGACGGTATGTCAGCCACGATTGA
- a CDS encoding AsnC family transcriptional regulator, whose translation MRLDHTDQQLINHFQRHLPVCERPYLEMSWQLGISEQEVIERLQSLQSRDVVGRVGPVFEHRKAGASLLAAVAAPEEQIDLVAARINRAPGVNHNYAREHTYNLWFVMTAPDNERLEERLDELEQELKLPMLRLPMVEGYHIDLGFDIDWEALL comes from the coding sequence ATGAGACTGGATCATACGGATCAGCAACTGATCAACCACTTTCAGCGGCATTTGCCGGTGTGTGAGCGACCTTACCTGGAAATGTCCTGGCAACTGGGCATCTCCGAACAGGAGGTCATTGAACGGTTGCAGTCGTTACAGTCCCGCGATGTCGTCGGCCGGGTCGGGCCGGTGTTTGAACACAGAAAAGCAGGCGCAAGTCTGCTGGCTGCTGTGGCGGCTCCAGAAGAGCAGATAGATCTGGTAGCCGCCCGCATTAACCGTGCTCCGGGGGTGAATCACAACTACGCCCGAGAGCACACCTACAATCTCTGGTTTGTCATGACCGCACCGGATAACGAACGTCTGGAAGAGCGTCTCGACGAACTGGAACAGGAACTGAAATTGCCCATGCTGCGCCTCCCTATGGTGGAGGGTTATCACATTGACCTGGGTTTCGATATCGACTGGGAGGCCTTGTTATGA